The Centroberyx gerrardi isolate f3 chromosome 7, fCenGer3.hap1.cur.20231027, whole genome shotgun sequence genome contains a region encoding:
- the LOC139926683 gene encoding choline transporter-like protein 2 isoform X1, producing MPEEDGAYFGKHGEPRKYDPTFKGPIHNRGCTDIVCCILFILAILGYVAVGILAWSQGDPRKVIYPTDSRGQFCGQAGTPLENKPLLFYFNIMKCASPMVLLEFQCPTTQMCVEKCPDKFMTLIKAYINKKDFDYYKNFCKEGVTNTMSVPEILKAGLCPAMLTPSKPFTRRCFPALGQKGGAITVGNNSQFDDGTGTMRDAKDLVDGVKNATVVIEARQVVMKIFEDYTQSWYWILIGLVIAMLTSLLFIVLLRFLAGIMVWVMIVMVILVIGYGIFHCYMEYASLKGEPGADVTLQDLGFQTDFSVYLQIRQTWLAFMIILAIVEVIIILLLIFLRKRILIAIALIKEASRAIAHVMSSLFYPLFTFCLLAMVIAYWAVTAVFLSTSNEPIYKVFNETACEHSRKTCDPANFTTTHLKVDCPDSECLFAFYGGETVYHKYLIGLQFYNVFLFFWCANFVTALGQMTLAGAFASYYWAFVKPDDMPAFPVFSALGRSLRYHTGTLAFGSLILSIVQIIRVLLEYLDHKLKGAHNKFTKFLLCCLKCCFWCLEKFIKFLNRNAYIMVAIYGKNFCTSARDAFFLLMRNMIRVAVLDKVTDFLLFLGKLLVVGLVGIFAFFFFSGRVKAFENTAPNLHYYWVPILTVVVGSYLIAHGFFSVYAMCVDTLFLCFCEDLERNDGSAARPYYMSSTLHEILWENKAEDPSSAQLQQPEDEDVQLKQQQTQMQEEEAA from the exons ATGCCTGAGGAGGACGGAGCGTATTTTGGAAAGCATG gtGAACCAAGGAAGTATGACCCTACCTTCAAGGGCCCAATCCACAACAG GGGCTGCACAGACATTGTGTGCTGCATCCTCTTCATTCTTGCCATCCTGGGATATGTTGCAGTGGGAATACTTG CCTGGTCCCAGGGTGACCCCAGGAAGGTGATCTACCCCACAGACAGTCGAGGCCAGTTCTGTGGGCAGGCCGGCACCCCACTGGA GAACAAGCCGCTGTTGTTCTACTTCAACATCATGAAGTGTGCCAGCCCCATGGTGCTGCTGGAGTTCCAGTGTCCTACCACACAG ATGTGTGTGGAGAAGTGCCCTGATAAGTTCATGACGCTGATCAAGGCCTACATCAACAAGAAGGATTTTGACTATTACAAGAACTTCTGCAAGGAAGGGGTGACTAACACAATG AGTGTACCAGAGATCCTGAAGGCAGGTCTATGTCCGGCCATGCTGACCCCCAGCAAACCCT TCACCCGTAGGTGCTTCCCTGCTTTGGGCCAGAAAGGAGGGGCAATCACTGTGGGAAACAACTCTCAATTTGACGATGGAACCGGGACCATGAGAGACGCCAAGGATCTAGTGGATGGAGTCAA GAATGCCACTGTGGTGATTGAGGCTCGTCAGGTGGTCATGAAAATCTTTGAGGATTACACACAGTCCTGGTACTGGATCCTCAT AGGATTGGTTATTGCTATGCTCACCAGCCTGCTCTTCATCGTCCTCCTGCGCTTCCTGGCAGGGATCATGGTCTGGGTCATGATCGTCATGGTGATACTGGTCATAGGATACG GAATCTTCCATTGCTACATGGAGTATGCTTCCCTGAAGGGAGAGCCTGGCGCTGATGTGACGCTACAGGACCTGGGCTTCCAGACAGACTTCTCAGTCTACCTGCAGATCAGACAGACCTGGCTGGCCTTCA TGATTATCCTGGCCATCGTGGAGGTTATAATCATCCTGCTGCTTATCTTCCTCAGGAAGAGGATCCTCATTGCCATTGCTCTTATCAAAGAGGCCAGCAG AGCCATTGCGCATGTGATGTCTTCCCTTTTCTACCCTCTGTTCACTTTTTGCCTCTTGGCCATGGTCATCGCCTACTGGGCAGTTACTGCTGT CTTCTTGTCGACCTCTAATGAGCCCATCTACAAAGTGTTCAATGAGACGGCCTGTGAGCACTCGAGGAAAACTTGTGACCCAGCT AACTTCACCACCACTCATCTCAAAGTGGATTGCCCTGACTCCGAGTGCCTGTTTGCCTTCTACGGTGGAGAGACGGTTTACCACAAGTACCTGATCGGCCTGCAGTTCTACaatgtcttcctcttcttctggtGTGCCAACTTTGTCACGGCTCTGGGACAGATGACCCTGGCAGGGGCCTTTGCCTCCTACTACTGGGCCTTCGTCAAGCCAGATGACATGCCTGCCTTCCCGGTCTTTTCTGCCCTGGGGAGATCtctcag GTATCACACAGGAACTCTGGCGTTCGGCTCTCTCATCCTTTCTATTGTTCAGATCATCAGGGTTCTGCTGGAGTATCTGGACCACAAGCTTAAAG GAGCCCATAATAAGTTTACCAAGTTTCTGCTGTGCTGTCTGAAGTGCTGCTTCTGGTGCCTGGAGAAATTCATCAAGTTTCTCAACAGAAATGCCTACATTATG GTGGCGATTTACGGTAAAAACTTCTGCACCTCTGCCAGAGATGCCTTCTTCCTCCTAATGAGGAACATGATCAG GGTAGCTGTCCTGGACAAAGTGACAGATTTCCTATTGTTCTTGGGCAAACTCCTTGTTGTGGGGCTTGTGG GCATCTTTgcattctttttcttctctgggAGAGTAAAGGCCTTTGAGAACACGGCTCCCAATCTCCACTACTACTGGGTGCCCATCCTG ACTGTGGTGGTTGGCTCCTACCTCATCGCCCATGGTTTCTTCAGCGTTTATGCCATGTGTGTGGACAcgctcttcctctgcttct GCGAAGACCTGGAGCGCAATGACGGCTCAGCTGCGAGGCCTTATTACATGTCTTCGACGCTCCATGAGATTCTTTGGGAGAACAAAGCTGAGGATCCATCTTCTGCTCAGCTTCAGCAGCCGGAAGATGAAGACGTCCAGCTGAAACAACAGCAGACTCAgatgcaggaggaggaagcagctTAG
- the LOC139926683 gene encoding choline transporter-like protein 2 isoform X2: MELEEKPKYGEPRKYDPTFKGPIHNRGCTDIVCCILFILAILGYVAVGILAWSQGDPRKVIYPTDSRGQFCGQAGTPLENKPLLFYFNIMKCASPMVLLEFQCPTTQMCVEKCPDKFMTLIKAYINKKDFDYYKNFCKEGVTNTMSVPEILKAGLCPAMLTPSKPFTRRCFPALGQKGGAITVGNNSQFDDGTGTMRDAKDLVDGVKNATVVIEARQVVMKIFEDYTQSWYWILIGLVIAMLTSLLFIVLLRFLAGIMVWVMIVMVILVIGYGIFHCYMEYASLKGEPGADVTLQDLGFQTDFSVYLQIRQTWLAFMIILAIVEVIIILLLIFLRKRILIAIALIKEASRAIAHVMSSLFYPLFTFCLLAMVIAYWAVTAVFLSTSNEPIYKVFNETACEHSRKTCDPANFTTTHLKVDCPDSECLFAFYGGETVYHKYLIGLQFYNVFLFFWCANFVTALGQMTLAGAFASYYWAFVKPDDMPAFPVFSALGRSLRYHTGTLAFGSLILSIVQIIRVLLEYLDHKLKGAHNKFTKFLLCCLKCCFWCLEKFIKFLNRNAYIMVAIYGKNFCTSARDAFFLLMRNMIRVAVLDKVTDFLLFLGKLLVVGLVGIFAFFFFSGRVKAFENTAPNLHYYWVPILTVVVGSYLIAHGFFSVYAMCVDTLFLCFCEDLERNDGSAARPYYMSSTLHEILWENKAEDPSSAQLQQPEDEDVQLKQQQTQMQEEEAA, from the exons gtGAACCAAGGAAGTATGACCCTACCTTCAAGGGCCCAATCCACAACAG GGGCTGCACAGACATTGTGTGCTGCATCCTCTTCATTCTTGCCATCCTGGGATATGTTGCAGTGGGAATACTTG CCTGGTCCCAGGGTGACCCCAGGAAGGTGATCTACCCCACAGACAGTCGAGGCCAGTTCTGTGGGCAGGCCGGCACCCCACTGGA GAACAAGCCGCTGTTGTTCTACTTCAACATCATGAAGTGTGCCAGCCCCATGGTGCTGCTGGAGTTCCAGTGTCCTACCACACAG ATGTGTGTGGAGAAGTGCCCTGATAAGTTCATGACGCTGATCAAGGCCTACATCAACAAGAAGGATTTTGACTATTACAAGAACTTCTGCAAGGAAGGGGTGACTAACACAATG AGTGTACCAGAGATCCTGAAGGCAGGTCTATGTCCGGCCATGCTGACCCCCAGCAAACCCT TCACCCGTAGGTGCTTCCCTGCTTTGGGCCAGAAAGGAGGGGCAATCACTGTGGGAAACAACTCTCAATTTGACGATGGAACCGGGACCATGAGAGACGCCAAGGATCTAGTGGATGGAGTCAA GAATGCCACTGTGGTGATTGAGGCTCGTCAGGTGGTCATGAAAATCTTTGAGGATTACACACAGTCCTGGTACTGGATCCTCAT AGGATTGGTTATTGCTATGCTCACCAGCCTGCTCTTCATCGTCCTCCTGCGCTTCCTGGCAGGGATCATGGTCTGGGTCATGATCGTCATGGTGATACTGGTCATAGGATACG GAATCTTCCATTGCTACATGGAGTATGCTTCCCTGAAGGGAGAGCCTGGCGCTGATGTGACGCTACAGGACCTGGGCTTCCAGACAGACTTCTCAGTCTACCTGCAGATCAGACAGACCTGGCTGGCCTTCA TGATTATCCTGGCCATCGTGGAGGTTATAATCATCCTGCTGCTTATCTTCCTCAGGAAGAGGATCCTCATTGCCATTGCTCTTATCAAAGAGGCCAGCAG AGCCATTGCGCATGTGATGTCTTCCCTTTTCTACCCTCTGTTCACTTTTTGCCTCTTGGCCATGGTCATCGCCTACTGGGCAGTTACTGCTGT CTTCTTGTCGACCTCTAATGAGCCCATCTACAAAGTGTTCAATGAGACGGCCTGTGAGCACTCGAGGAAAACTTGTGACCCAGCT AACTTCACCACCACTCATCTCAAAGTGGATTGCCCTGACTCCGAGTGCCTGTTTGCCTTCTACGGTGGAGAGACGGTTTACCACAAGTACCTGATCGGCCTGCAGTTCTACaatgtcttcctcttcttctggtGTGCCAACTTTGTCACGGCTCTGGGACAGATGACCCTGGCAGGGGCCTTTGCCTCCTACTACTGGGCCTTCGTCAAGCCAGATGACATGCCTGCCTTCCCGGTCTTTTCTGCCCTGGGGAGATCtctcag GTATCACACAGGAACTCTGGCGTTCGGCTCTCTCATCCTTTCTATTGTTCAGATCATCAGGGTTCTGCTGGAGTATCTGGACCACAAGCTTAAAG GAGCCCATAATAAGTTTACCAAGTTTCTGCTGTGCTGTCTGAAGTGCTGCTTCTGGTGCCTGGAGAAATTCATCAAGTTTCTCAACAGAAATGCCTACATTATG GTGGCGATTTACGGTAAAAACTTCTGCACCTCTGCCAGAGATGCCTTCTTCCTCCTAATGAGGAACATGATCAG GGTAGCTGTCCTGGACAAAGTGACAGATTTCCTATTGTTCTTGGGCAAACTCCTTGTTGTGGGGCTTGTGG GCATCTTTgcattctttttcttctctgggAGAGTAAAGGCCTTTGAGAACACGGCTCCCAATCTCCACTACTACTGGGTGCCCATCCTG ACTGTGGTGGTTGGCTCCTACCTCATCGCCCATGGTTTCTTCAGCGTTTATGCCATGTGTGTGGACAcgctcttcctctgcttct GCGAAGACCTGGAGCGCAATGACGGCTCAGCTGCGAGGCCTTATTACATGTCTTCGACGCTCCATGAGATTCTTTGGGAGAACAAAGCTGAGGATCCATCTTCTGCTCAGCTTCAGCAGCCGGAAGATGAAGACGTCCAGCTGAAACAACAGCAGACTCAgatgcaggaggaggaagcagctTAG
- the LOC139926683 gene encoding choline transporter-like protein 2 isoform X4 — translation MELEEKPKYGEPRKYDPTFKGPIHNRGCTDIVCCILFILAILGYVAVGILAWSQGDPRKVIYPTDSRGQFCGQAGTPLENKPLLFYFNIMKCASPMVLLEFQCPTTQMCVEKCPDKFMTLIKAYINKKDFDYYKNFCKEGVTNTMSVPEILKAGLCPAMLTPSKPFTRRCFPALGQKGGAITVGNNSQFDDGTGTMRDAKDLVDGVKNATVVIEARQVVMKIFEDYTQSWYWILIGLVIAMLTSLLFIVLLRFLAGIMVWVMIVMVILVIGYGIFHCYMEYASLKGEPGADVTLQDLGFQTDFSVYLQIRQTWLAFMIILAIVEVIIILLLIFLRKRILIAIALIKEASRAIAHVMSSLFYPLFTFCLLAMVIAYWAVTAVFLSTSNEPIYKVFNETACEHSRKTCDPANFTTTHLKVDCPDSECLFAFYGGETVYHKYLIGLQFYNVFLFFWCANFVTALGQMTLAGAFASYYWAFVKPDDMPAFPVFSALGRSLRYHTGTLAFGSLILSIVQIIRVLLEYLDHKLKGAHNKFTKFLLCCLKCCFWCLEKFIKFLNRNAYIMVAIYGKNFCTSARDAFFLLMRNMIRVAVLDKVTDFLLFLGKLLVVGLVGIFAFFFFSGRVKAFENTAPNLHYYWVPILTVVVGSYLIAHGFFSVYAMCVDTLFLCFLEDLERNDGSPERPFLMPESLRKVLNKKNKTQPAE, via the exons gtGAACCAAGGAAGTATGACCCTACCTTCAAGGGCCCAATCCACAACAG GGGCTGCACAGACATTGTGTGCTGCATCCTCTTCATTCTTGCCATCCTGGGATATGTTGCAGTGGGAATACTTG CCTGGTCCCAGGGTGACCCCAGGAAGGTGATCTACCCCACAGACAGTCGAGGCCAGTTCTGTGGGCAGGCCGGCACCCCACTGGA GAACAAGCCGCTGTTGTTCTACTTCAACATCATGAAGTGTGCCAGCCCCATGGTGCTGCTGGAGTTCCAGTGTCCTACCACACAG ATGTGTGTGGAGAAGTGCCCTGATAAGTTCATGACGCTGATCAAGGCCTACATCAACAAGAAGGATTTTGACTATTACAAGAACTTCTGCAAGGAAGGGGTGACTAACACAATG AGTGTACCAGAGATCCTGAAGGCAGGTCTATGTCCGGCCATGCTGACCCCCAGCAAACCCT TCACCCGTAGGTGCTTCCCTGCTTTGGGCCAGAAAGGAGGGGCAATCACTGTGGGAAACAACTCTCAATTTGACGATGGAACCGGGACCATGAGAGACGCCAAGGATCTAGTGGATGGAGTCAA GAATGCCACTGTGGTGATTGAGGCTCGTCAGGTGGTCATGAAAATCTTTGAGGATTACACACAGTCCTGGTACTGGATCCTCAT AGGATTGGTTATTGCTATGCTCACCAGCCTGCTCTTCATCGTCCTCCTGCGCTTCCTGGCAGGGATCATGGTCTGGGTCATGATCGTCATGGTGATACTGGTCATAGGATACG GAATCTTCCATTGCTACATGGAGTATGCTTCCCTGAAGGGAGAGCCTGGCGCTGATGTGACGCTACAGGACCTGGGCTTCCAGACAGACTTCTCAGTCTACCTGCAGATCAGACAGACCTGGCTGGCCTTCA TGATTATCCTGGCCATCGTGGAGGTTATAATCATCCTGCTGCTTATCTTCCTCAGGAAGAGGATCCTCATTGCCATTGCTCTTATCAAAGAGGCCAGCAG AGCCATTGCGCATGTGATGTCTTCCCTTTTCTACCCTCTGTTCACTTTTTGCCTCTTGGCCATGGTCATCGCCTACTGGGCAGTTACTGCTGT CTTCTTGTCGACCTCTAATGAGCCCATCTACAAAGTGTTCAATGAGACGGCCTGTGAGCACTCGAGGAAAACTTGTGACCCAGCT AACTTCACCACCACTCATCTCAAAGTGGATTGCCCTGACTCCGAGTGCCTGTTTGCCTTCTACGGTGGAGAGACGGTTTACCACAAGTACCTGATCGGCCTGCAGTTCTACaatgtcttcctcttcttctggtGTGCCAACTTTGTCACGGCTCTGGGACAGATGACCCTGGCAGGGGCCTTTGCCTCCTACTACTGGGCCTTCGTCAAGCCAGATGACATGCCTGCCTTCCCGGTCTTTTCTGCCCTGGGGAGATCtctcag GTATCACACAGGAACTCTGGCGTTCGGCTCTCTCATCCTTTCTATTGTTCAGATCATCAGGGTTCTGCTGGAGTATCTGGACCACAAGCTTAAAG GAGCCCATAATAAGTTTACCAAGTTTCTGCTGTGCTGTCTGAAGTGCTGCTTCTGGTGCCTGGAGAAATTCATCAAGTTTCTCAACAGAAATGCCTACATTATG GTGGCGATTTACGGTAAAAACTTCTGCACCTCTGCCAGAGATGCCTTCTTCCTCCTAATGAGGAACATGATCAG GGTAGCTGTCCTGGACAAAGTGACAGATTTCCTATTGTTCTTGGGCAAACTCCTTGTTGTGGGGCTTGTGG GCATCTTTgcattctttttcttctctgggAGAGTAAAGGCCTTTGAGAACACGGCTCCCAATCTCCACTACTACTGGGTGCCCATCCTG ACTGTGGTGGTTGGCTCCTACCTCATCGCCCATGGTTTCTTCAGCGTTTATGCCATGTGTGTGGACAcgctcttcctctgcttct TGGAGGATCTTGAGAGGAATGATGGCAGTCCAGAAAGGCCTTTCCTGATGCCAGAGAGCCTCCGCAAAGTCCTGAATAAGAAGAACAAGACGCAGCCTGCAGAGTAG
- the LOC139926683 gene encoding choline transporter-like protein 2 isoform X3 yields MPEEDGAYFGKHGEPRKYDPTFKGPIHNRGCTDIVCCILFILAILGYVAVGILAWSQGDPRKVIYPTDSRGQFCGQAGTPLENKPLLFYFNIMKCASPMVLLEFQCPTTQMCVEKCPDKFMTLIKAYINKKDFDYYKNFCKEGVTNTMSVPEILKAGLCPAMLTPSKPFTRRCFPALGQKGGAITVGNNSQFDDGTGTMRDAKDLVDGVKNATVVIEARQVVMKIFEDYTQSWYWILIGLVIAMLTSLLFIVLLRFLAGIMVWVMIVMVILVIGYGIFHCYMEYASLKGEPGADVTLQDLGFQTDFSVYLQIRQTWLAFMIILAIVEVIIILLLIFLRKRILIAIALIKEASRAIAHVMSSLFYPLFTFCLLAMVIAYWAVTAVFLSTSNEPIYKVFNETACEHSRKTCDPANFTTTHLKVDCPDSECLFAFYGGETVYHKYLIGLQFYNVFLFFWCANFVTALGQMTLAGAFASYYWAFVKPDDMPAFPVFSALGRSLRYHTGTLAFGSLILSIVQIIRVLLEYLDHKLKGAHNKFTKFLLCCLKCCFWCLEKFIKFLNRNAYIMVAIYGKNFCTSARDAFFLLMRNMIRVAVLDKVTDFLLFLGKLLVVGLVGIFAFFFFSGRVKAFENTAPNLHYYWVPILTVVVGSYLIAHGFFSVYAMCVDTLFLCFLEDLERNDGSPERPFLMPESLRKVLNKKNKTQPAE; encoded by the exons ATGCCTGAGGAGGACGGAGCGTATTTTGGAAAGCATG gtGAACCAAGGAAGTATGACCCTACCTTCAAGGGCCCAATCCACAACAG GGGCTGCACAGACATTGTGTGCTGCATCCTCTTCATTCTTGCCATCCTGGGATATGTTGCAGTGGGAATACTTG CCTGGTCCCAGGGTGACCCCAGGAAGGTGATCTACCCCACAGACAGTCGAGGCCAGTTCTGTGGGCAGGCCGGCACCCCACTGGA GAACAAGCCGCTGTTGTTCTACTTCAACATCATGAAGTGTGCCAGCCCCATGGTGCTGCTGGAGTTCCAGTGTCCTACCACACAG ATGTGTGTGGAGAAGTGCCCTGATAAGTTCATGACGCTGATCAAGGCCTACATCAACAAGAAGGATTTTGACTATTACAAGAACTTCTGCAAGGAAGGGGTGACTAACACAATG AGTGTACCAGAGATCCTGAAGGCAGGTCTATGTCCGGCCATGCTGACCCCCAGCAAACCCT TCACCCGTAGGTGCTTCCCTGCTTTGGGCCAGAAAGGAGGGGCAATCACTGTGGGAAACAACTCTCAATTTGACGATGGAACCGGGACCATGAGAGACGCCAAGGATCTAGTGGATGGAGTCAA GAATGCCACTGTGGTGATTGAGGCTCGTCAGGTGGTCATGAAAATCTTTGAGGATTACACACAGTCCTGGTACTGGATCCTCAT AGGATTGGTTATTGCTATGCTCACCAGCCTGCTCTTCATCGTCCTCCTGCGCTTCCTGGCAGGGATCATGGTCTGGGTCATGATCGTCATGGTGATACTGGTCATAGGATACG GAATCTTCCATTGCTACATGGAGTATGCTTCCCTGAAGGGAGAGCCTGGCGCTGATGTGACGCTACAGGACCTGGGCTTCCAGACAGACTTCTCAGTCTACCTGCAGATCAGACAGACCTGGCTGGCCTTCA TGATTATCCTGGCCATCGTGGAGGTTATAATCATCCTGCTGCTTATCTTCCTCAGGAAGAGGATCCTCATTGCCATTGCTCTTATCAAAGAGGCCAGCAG AGCCATTGCGCATGTGATGTCTTCCCTTTTCTACCCTCTGTTCACTTTTTGCCTCTTGGCCATGGTCATCGCCTACTGGGCAGTTACTGCTGT CTTCTTGTCGACCTCTAATGAGCCCATCTACAAAGTGTTCAATGAGACGGCCTGTGAGCACTCGAGGAAAACTTGTGACCCAGCT AACTTCACCACCACTCATCTCAAAGTGGATTGCCCTGACTCCGAGTGCCTGTTTGCCTTCTACGGTGGAGAGACGGTTTACCACAAGTACCTGATCGGCCTGCAGTTCTACaatgtcttcctcttcttctggtGTGCCAACTTTGTCACGGCTCTGGGACAGATGACCCTGGCAGGGGCCTTTGCCTCCTACTACTGGGCCTTCGTCAAGCCAGATGACATGCCTGCCTTCCCGGTCTTTTCTGCCCTGGGGAGATCtctcag GTATCACACAGGAACTCTGGCGTTCGGCTCTCTCATCCTTTCTATTGTTCAGATCATCAGGGTTCTGCTGGAGTATCTGGACCACAAGCTTAAAG GAGCCCATAATAAGTTTACCAAGTTTCTGCTGTGCTGTCTGAAGTGCTGCTTCTGGTGCCTGGAGAAATTCATCAAGTTTCTCAACAGAAATGCCTACATTATG GTGGCGATTTACGGTAAAAACTTCTGCACCTCTGCCAGAGATGCCTTCTTCCTCCTAATGAGGAACATGATCAG GGTAGCTGTCCTGGACAAAGTGACAGATTTCCTATTGTTCTTGGGCAAACTCCTTGTTGTGGGGCTTGTGG GCATCTTTgcattctttttcttctctgggAGAGTAAAGGCCTTTGAGAACACGGCTCCCAATCTCCACTACTACTGGGTGCCCATCCTG ACTGTGGTGGTTGGCTCCTACCTCATCGCCCATGGTTTCTTCAGCGTTTATGCCATGTGTGTGGACAcgctcttcctctgcttct TGGAGGATCTTGAGAGGAATGATGGCAGTCCAGAAAGGCCTTTCCTGATGCCAGAGAGCCTCCGCAAAGTCCTGAATAAGAAGAACAAGACGCAGCCTGCAGAGTAG